The Populus nigra chromosome 19, ddPopNigr1.1, whole genome shotgun sequence genome includes a window with the following:
- the LOC133679848 gene encoding uncharacterized protein LOC133679848 — protein sequence MASLTPGLLSKLLESAGNKDVRVTGEHRSALLQVIEIVPSLSGAPNDPWQSQGFFVKVSDSLHSAYASISDEDLDLIYSDKIQLGQFVYVSRFEVSASGSPVPVLRGLKPVPNKRRPCVGNPKDLVSSDSLPSIGISYVTSTDFSKDKEKKKLISRQRLSKINNIVKKSDIVVEDSKHMKRDSLDQTRRLSLDSARRIWEHQTPTPKTVPLNKSSKTVRSDKKVPSKIDSSHKRLSLSLSPLKTKNGISSSIPTVKPLKKDLKSATDHVIPSRLVQVPLISKTWSKYRISWDAIPPAIHHLGKETLCCKNAAVLAAARALEEASAADNVIHCMQSFAELHESAQSASSGPLVEQYLDLYQNIQRSAKIVNSLLSDASLLETKASNYDSLQRVFPDVRKSSRNTNAESWVHAAIQTNLSKFSLLKKPEKSGVLDIDKCYYVILDNSLEELHSENQLPQNKPCLRNHSNYIPDLSAKRVPSSKRHLASVKNVNPERRDCPRGSGLKETASLAEKLLLDSREWFLRYMEDSLNVGFGLCEGKISEIAGFLGQLRRVNQWLDDLVGGGLKVDARIEGLKKKLYGFLLEYVDSATVTGK from the exons ATGGCATCTCTCACGCCTGGGTTGCTATCCAAGCTACTGGAGAGCGCTGGCAACAAGGACGTGAGAGTCACTGGAGAGCACCGCTCTGCCCTTCTTCAAGTTATAGAGATCGTGCCCTCTCTCTCTGGAGCCCCAAATGATCCTTGGCAGAGCCAAGGATTCTTCGTGAAAGTCTCAGACTCTCTGCATTCCGCTTACGCCTCCATCTCTGATGAGGACTTGGACTTGATTTACAGTGACAAAATCCAACTGGGCCAATTCGTTTATGTTTCGCGCTTCGAGGTTTCTGCCTCTGGCTCTCCTGTTCCTGTTCTTCGTGGGCTGAAGCCTGTGCCCAATAAGAGAAGGCCTTGCGTTGGGAATCCTAAGGATTTGGTGTCCAGCGATTCTTTGCCCAGTATTGGAATTAGTTATGTTACATCAACTGATTTTAGCAAggacaaggagaagaagaagttgataagTCGACAAAGACTATCCAAGATTAACAATATTGTCAAGAAATCAGACATTGTTGTGGAGGATTCCAAGCACATGAAAAGGGATTCTTTGGATCAGACGAGGAGATTGAGTTTGGACTCTGCTAGGAGGATCTGGGAGCACCAAACTCCCACTCCAAAAACTGTTCCTCTTAATAAATCATCAAAAACT GTTCGTTCCGATAAGAAGGTTCCTTCCAAGATTGACTCGTCACACAAGCGCCTATCTTTGAGTCTTTCCCCATTGAAAACCAAGAATGGGATCTCTTCATCCATTCCAACTGTCAAGCCtttgaaaaaagatttgaagTCAGCTACTGACCATGTTATTCCTAGTCGACTGGTTCAAGTTCCCCTGATTTCCAAAACTTGGTCCAAATATAGAATTTCCTGGGATGCAATTCCTCCTGCCATTCACCATCTCGGAAAG GAAACTCTGTGTTGTAAGAATGCTGCAGTTTTGGCTGCTGCACGTGCGCTTGAAGAAGCATCGGCTGCTGACAATGTCATTCATTGCATGCA ATCATTTGCAGAACTACATGAGTCTGCGCAATCAGCGTCTTCAGGACCATTAGTGGAACAATATTTGGATCTCTACCAGAACATTCAGAGATCAGCAAAGATTGTTAATTCTTTACTCAGTGATGCAAGTCTTCTTGAAACTAAAGCAAGCAATTATGATAGCCTGCAGCGTGTATTTCCTGATGTACGTAAAAGTTCAAGAAATACTAATGCAGAATCTTGGGTTCATGCTGCTATACAGACTAATCTTTCCAAATTCAGTTTGTTAAAGAAGCCAGAGAAGAGTGGAGTTTTGGATATTGATAAATGTTATTATGTCATCCTAGATAATTCTCTAGAGGAATTGCATTCTGAGAATCAATTGCCTCAAAACAAACCATGTCTTAGAAACCACAGCAACTATATACCAGATTTAAGTGCTAAGCGGGTGCCATCTTCGAAACGACATCTTGCATCTGTAAAGAATGTGAATCCTGAAAGGAGGGATTGTCCCAGGGGAAGTGGATTAAAGGAGACAGCAAGTTTAGCAGAAAAGCTGCTGTTAGATTCCCGTGAATGGTTCTTGAGGTATATGGAGGATTCATTGAATGTCGGTTTTGGGTTATGTGAAGGGAAAATTTCTGAGATTGCAGGTTTTCTTGGGCAGCTTAGAAGGGTGAACCAGTGGCTGGATGACTTAGTCGGGGGTGGGCTTAAGGTTGATGCGAGGATAGAAGgcttgaaaaagaaattatatggaTTCCTGCTAGAATATGTTGATTCTGCTACTGTTACTGGTAAGTAG
- the LOC133679791 gene encoding uncharacterized protein LOC133679791: MGSDRGNNIPSKPRYDITMSRRTRKPLMNLKETNQNPTTGAPREGSAAEDVGHDRGADSVLTKACGHEEGESRKSSLKQLIMKNAGNEESEASRLLVGETRVGSDNENIESKLLLGGKNSLGQHFKGEEKQQLQLAVTRKQAKEGMEGLKLKGMVGRYVKMVSHLIRVKRDTHIHNGSRKKPLLRLPM, from the coding sequence ATGGGAAGTGATCGAGGCAATAATATTCCTAGTAAACCCCGCTATGATATTACCATGTCCAGGAGAACAAGAAAGCCGTTGATGAATCTCAAAGAAACCAATCAAAATCCCACAACAGGCGCGCCACGAGAAGGAAGTGCTGCTGAAGATGTTGGTCATGATCGAGGAGCAGATAGCGTTCTCACAAAAGCATGCGGTCATGAAGAAGGAGAGAGTCGTAAGAGCAGCTTGAAGCAACTTATAATGAAGAACGCAGGCAACGAAGAAAGTGAAGCAAGCAGGCTGCTGGTGGGGGAAACAAGGGTCGGATCAGATAATGAAAATATCGAGAGCAAATTATTACTTGGAGGCAAGAACTCCCTTGGCCAGCATTTCAAGGGAGAAGAAAAGCAGCAGCTTCAATTAGCAGTAACAAGGAAACAAGCAAAGGAAGGAATGGAAGGATTGAAGCTGAAAGGAATGGTGGGTCGTTATGTCAAGATGGTGAGCCATTTGATCAGGGTCAAGCGTGACACACACATTCATAATGGATCCCGGAAAAAGCCACTTCTCCGGTTGCCCATGTAG
- the LOC133679849 gene encoding protein SOSEKI 1-like, with protein sequence MEKKERRSKRMEASSGIPLKSSSGAGGEVRRIHIIYFLSHNLGRFEHPHLIRVHHFNLNGVYLRDVKRWLADLRGKDMPKAFAWSYKRRYKNGYVWQDLLDDDLITPISDNEYVLKGSEIFVPPANPFAGSAYGEKKAPDLLMKSENDSQVENTEVENRAQDHEQLPSPNQICDDTPPRKTTSSEISQESPVFSSEISTLTDDSIKEEEDACKPSNPLEEEQIDIKVEQYSSFYTNFLGSKSKKNQKKRVDNNSNIEKMGTPSSFSSLSSSTSSSQATFAKSKSYSSGTSKMLRNLMACGAVDTNDAALVRQGQKCNGKYKPIEKPADQICEGEVLGGPARVFATPWNQQIQQHDIANARKSYDEARGSKKQPGGFGSPKVIPPAYKPVAAPICSRCGKSFRPEKLHSHMKSCRGLKTLTKAASAYVEKTPSPSHISVDSKSEDGYFLTK encoded by the exons GAGAAGATCGAAAAGAATGGAAGCATCATCAGGAATACCCCTCAAAAGTAGTAGTGGGGCTGGAGGAGAAGTGAGACGTATTCATATCATTTACTTTCTCAGTCATAATCTGGGCCGTTTTGAGCATCCCCATCTCATTCGAGTTCATCATTTCAATCTAAATGGTGTTTATTTAAGAG ATGTCAAGAGGTGGCTTGCGGATTTGCGAGGAAAAGACATGCCAAAAgcctttgcttggtcctataagag gAGATACAAGAACGGTTATGTCTGGCAAGATTTACTGGATGATGATCTGATTACCCCAATCTCTGACAATGAATATGTCCTCAAGGGATCTGAAATTTTCGTCCCTCCTGCCAATCCCTTCG CTGGTAGTGCATATGGTGAAAAGAAAGCTCCTGACTTGTTAATGAAAAGTGAAAATGATAGCCAAGTTGAGAATACTGAAGTTGAAAACAGAGCACAAGATCATGAGCAACTTCCTTCACCAAACCAAATTTGCGACGACACTCCCCCACGAAAGACAACATCATCTGAAATATCTCAAGAATCACCTGTATTCAGTTCAGAGATTTCAACATTAACTGACGATTCCatcaaggaagaagaagatgcatGTAAACCCAGCAACCCTCTTGAAGAAGAGCAGATAGACATTAAGGTGGAACAATATTCATCTTTTTACACCAATTTCTTGGGCAGCAAGAGCAAgaagaaccaaaagaaaagggtaGACAACAACAGCAATATTGAAAAGATGGGCACCCCAAGTTCATTCTCCTCGCTATCGtcatcaacatcatcatcacAAGCTACATTTGCAAAGAGTAAGAGCTATTCAAGTGGAACATCCAAGATGCTACGTAATTTGATGGCATGTGGTGCTGTTGACACAAACGATGCTGCATTGGTTCGCCAAGGCCAAAAATGTAATGGTAAATACAAACCAATCGAAAAGCCGGCTGATCAGATTTGTGAAGGAGAGGTACTTGGAGGGCCTGCCAGAGTTTTTGCGACTCCATGGAATCAACAAATACAGCAACACGATATTGCTAATGCTAG GAAAAGCTATGATGAGGCGAGAGGTTCAAAGAAGCAGCCTGGTGGATTTGGCAGTCCAAAAGTGATTCCCCCTGCATACAAGCCAGTGGCTGCACCCATCTGCTC GCGGTGCGGGAAGTCATTCAGGCCAGAGAAATTGCACTCGCACATGAAGTCTTGCAGGGGATTGAAGACCCTGACAAAGGCTGCTTCAGCTTATGTTGAGAAAACACCGTCACCTTCACATATTTCAGTTGATTCAAAATCTGAGGATGGCTATTTCTTGACTAAATGA